The following are encoded in a window of Risungbinella massiliensis genomic DNA:
- a CDS encoding divergent PAP2 family protein, with amino-acid sequence MPYFLAPFIGWVVSGTLKFIINRIRFGSEAKKRMGNGGFPSTHTTTIFTPTMLIGFHEGFFSPVFGLAVAITYIVIIDATGLRIAVGKHATSLNRMVRSMDLSKEEHEEHRESMGHKKHEVLGGLVLGTILGYVLHVLWKWLAPMIS; translated from the coding sequence ATGCCGTATTTTCTAGCTCCATTTATTGGTTGGGTCGTTTCGGGTACCTTAAAATTTATTATCAACCGCATTCGCTTTGGTTCAGAAGCGAAAAAACGAATGGGTAATGGTGGATTCCCAAGCACTCATACTACCACTATTTTTACACCTACGATGTTGATCGGATTTCATGAAGGATTCTTTAGTCCTGTTTTTGGTCTTGCTGTTGCGATTACGTACATCGTCATCATTGATGCGACTGGATTAAGAATTGCAGTAGGGAAACATGCTACCTCTTTAAACCGTATGGTCCGTAGCATGGACTTATCTAAAGAAGAGCATGAAGAACATCGTGAAAGCATGGGTCACAAAAAGCATGAAGTATTAGGTGGACTTGTGTTAGGAACGATTCTCGGGTATGTATTGCATGTGCTTTGGAAATGGCTTGCACCAATGATTTCTTAG
- a CDS encoding FAD-binding protein, whose product MNATKKQMTGWGNYPWQENTVYYPSKVEEIQELITSKQESSYLGRGLGRSYGDTALNESNGLLMNDKLNRILSFDPATGIVECEAGVSYEDLLHQFVPQGFFPPVTPGTKFVTMGGAIANDVHGKNHHKDGSIANFVLDFDLLTGTGEILHCSREENADVFWATIGGIGLTGMILKARIKLKPIETSYFDVHYDKTKNLDEALEQFLLNDDKYTYSVAWIDCIASGDSLGRSVLMRGNHTPADKLPASKKPLKLESKLKVNVPFYLPSSLLNPTTIKAFNAVYYGINSTGDKVVHYDPFFYPLDMVHNWNRGYGRKGFVQYQVAFPPGEVGRQGLVDLLTRLSDEKLSSFLAVLKTFGEGNEGLLSFPMKGYTLALDVPIKDGLFRVLRELDDLVMKYNGRIYLGKDSALTPEYVPVMYPELNKFREIKKKIDPNNVFHSSMARRLNLLGDA is encoded by the coding sequence ATGAATGCAACCAAAAAACAGATGACTGGTTGGGGAAACTATCCTTGGCAAGAAAACACAGTATATTATCCATCAAAGGTCGAAGAAATCCAGGAATTGATCACCTCCAAACAAGAATCTAGTTATTTAGGTCGTGGTCTCGGTCGTAGTTATGGTGACACTGCGCTTAACGAGTCCAATGGTCTTTTGATGAACGATAAGTTGAATCGAATTCTCTCTTTTGATCCTGCAACTGGAATTGTCGAATGTGAAGCGGGAGTCTCCTATGAAGACCTATTGCACCAATTTGTTCCACAAGGATTTTTCCCACCGGTTACTCCAGGAACGAAGTTTGTAACAATGGGTGGAGCTATTGCAAACGATGTGCACGGTAAAAACCACCATAAAGATGGATCTATTGCTAACTTCGTACTTGATTTTGATCTGTTAACTGGTACAGGTGAAATCTTGCATTGTTCTCGTGAAGAAAACGCCGATGTTTTCTGGGCGACAATTGGTGGAATTGGTCTTACCGGGATGATTTTAAAAGCACGTATCAAACTAAAGCCGATTGAAACATCTTATTTTGATGTTCACTATGATAAAACCAAAAACTTGGATGAGGCGCTTGAGCAATTCCTATTAAATGATGATAAATATACGTACTCGGTAGCATGGATTGACTGTATCGCTTCGGGTGATTCACTTGGTCGTTCGGTGTTGATGCGTGGAAATCACACACCAGCAGACAAATTACCGGCATCGAAAAAACCATTGAAACTTGAGTCCAAATTAAAAGTAAATGTTCCTTTTTATTTACCGAGTTCCTTGTTGAATCCAACTACCATTAAGGCATTCAATGCTGTATATTATGGAATCAACAGTACTGGCGACAAAGTAGTTCACTATGATCCATTCTTCTATCCGCTTGATATGGTTCATAACTGGAACCGGGGTTATGGTCGTAAAGGATTTGTGCAGTACCAAGTTGCATTCCCACCAGGTGAAGTGGGGCGTCAAGGACTTGTGGATCTACTAACCCGTCTTAGTGATGAAAAACTATCTTCATTCTTGGCGGTACTCAAAACATTTGGTGAAGGAAATGAAGGATTACTTTCTTTCCCGATGAAAGGTTACACATTGGCTTTGGATGTACCAATCAAAGACGGTCTGTTCCGTGTGTTGCGTGAATTAGATGATCTCGTGATGAAATATAATGGACGGATTTATCTTGGAAAAGACTCGGCACTTACTCCAGAATATGTACCAGTAATGTATCCAGAGCTAAATAAATTCCGTGAAATTAAGAAGAAAATTGATCCAAATAACGTTTTCCATTCTTCTATGGCACGACGACTGAATCTACTGGGGGATGCTTAA
- a CDS encoding SDR family oxidoreductase has protein sequence MKNVWIVGATSDVALSTAEILAAKGYNLILGGRRMDTLTAKATELAQKYPIQAVAQPFDGLDYASHKESVEKAVATFGSLDGVIVAHGYLGDQKKGEQDWEEAERILHTNFTSKVSVLNHVANYMEKQKAGWICAITSVAGDRGRQSNFLYGSSKGAASLYLQGLRNRLAKSGVHVVTVKPGFIATKMTKDLDLKGPLVATPEQVAKVMVSAIEGKKNVVYAPWFWRGIMRVVKTIPEFIFKKMSM, from the coding sequence ATGAAAAATGTATGGATTGTAGGGGCAACCTCTGATGTTGCACTTTCCACAGCAGAGATCTTGGCTGCCAAAGGATACAACCTCATTTTAGGTGGGCGCCGCATGGATACGCTCACAGCAAAAGCAACAGAACTAGCCCAAAAATATCCAATCCAAGCTGTGGCTCAGCCTTTTGATGGATTAGATTATGCATCTCATAAAGAGAGTGTTGAAAAGGCAGTAGCTACATTTGGAAGTCTTGATGGAGTAATCGTGGCGCATGGTTATCTTGGTGATCAGAAAAAAGGGGAGCAAGATTGGGAGGAAGCAGAACGAATTCTGCATACCAATTTCACTTCCAAAGTATCGGTGCTAAACCATGTTGCTAATTACATGGAAAAACAAAAAGCTGGTTGGATCTGTGCGATCACCTCAGTTGCAGGAGATCGTGGTCGTCAAAGCAACTTCTTATATGGATCATCAAAAGGTGCAGCTTCACTCTATCTTCAAGGACTACGCAACCGTTTGGCTAAATCAGGGGTTCATGTGGTCACAGTAAAACCTGGTTTTATTGCAACCAAGATGACCAAAGATCTGGATCTTAAAGGGCCACTGGTAGCTACTCCAGAACAAGTTGCCAAAGTAATGGTAAGTGCGATCGAAGGCAAGAAAAACGTAGTCTATGCTCCGTGGTTCTGGAGAGGCATCATGCGAGTCGTCAAAACCATTCCAGAGTTCATCTTTAAAAAGATGAGCATGTAA
- a CDS encoding protein adenylyltransferase SelO yields MTKFNETGWNFDNSYAQLPKSFFTSHSPTPVRSPKLVILNHPLATSLGLNVQELQSKDGVAVLAGNRIPEGAMPLAQAYAGHQFGHFTMLGDGRALLIGEQITPNGDRFDIQLKGPGRTPYSRGGDGRAALGPMLREYIISEAMQALGIPTTRSLAVVTTGEAVIRETELPGAILTRVASSHLRFGTFQYIANWGTVKELRVLADYAINRHYPEVEADENRYLSLLKEVTKRHAKLIAKWQLVGFIHGVMNTDNMTISGETIDYGPCAFMDHYDPATVFSSIDLHGRYAYGNQPKIGGWNLARFAETLLPLLHENEEQAVNLAQDAISVFPELYHRNWLSGMRAKLGILNEEEQDESLMEELLQMMQEHRADYTNTFRALTFDTPEDTVLFGTPEFTKWHELWQTRLDRQQEPKESSQQLMRNSNPAVIPRNHRVEEALEAAVEREDYSVMEKLLNALSNPYVHSPEQAEYCTLPAPSNRPYRTFCGT; encoded by the coding sequence ATGACAAAGTTTAACGAAACAGGATGGAATTTTGACAACAGTTATGCCCAGCTACCAAAATCATTTTTTACCAGCCACAGCCCAACTCCTGTACGCTCGCCAAAATTGGTCATTCTCAATCATCCCTTGGCAACATCTTTGGGATTAAATGTTCAAGAGCTACAAAGCAAAGATGGTGTAGCAGTGCTTGCGGGTAATCGGATTCCTGAAGGGGCTATGCCACTGGCTCAAGCTTATGCCGGACATCAATTTGGGCATTTTACAATGCTAGGAGACGGCCGGGCTCTGCTAATAGGCGAACAAATCACTCCTAATGGAGACCGATTCGATATTCAGCTCAAAGGCCCAGGACGAACGCCATATTCTCGTGGGGGGGATGGTCGAGCAGCACTCGGACCAATGCTACGAGAATATATTATCAGTGAAGCAATGCAGGCACTTGGTATTCCTACCACCCGTAGTCTTGCGGTAGTGACAACAGGAGAAGCTGTAATCCGCGAAACGGAACTTCCTGGTGCAATATTGACTCGTGTGGCTTCCAGTCATCTGCGCTTTGGTACTTTTCAATACATAGCAAACTGGGGCACAGTGAAGGAACTTCGTGTCCTCGCTGACTATGCGATAAATCGACATTATCCAGAAGTGGAAGCGGATGAAAATCGATATCTTTCCCTACTGAAAGAAGTGACCAAACGCCACGCCAAGTTGATTGCCAAATGGCAACTAGTTGGCTTTATCCATGGGGTAATGAACACCGATAACATGACCATTAGCGGAGAAACCATCGATTATGGTCCTTGTGCCTTTATGGATCATTATGACCCAGCTACTGTATTCAGTTCCATTGATCTTCATGGCCGTTATGCTTATGGAAATCAACCGAAAATTGGTGGCTGGAATCTCGCGCGATTTGCTGAAACTTTATTGCCATTACTGCATGAAAATGAAGAACAAGCAGTAAATCTAGCTCAAGACGCCATTTCCGTTTTTCCAGAGTTGTATCATCGAAATTGGCTTTCGGGAATGAGAGCAAAACTTGGTATATTGAATGAGGAAGAACAAGATGAGTCCCTAATGGAAGAACTCCTCCAAATGATGCAGGAGCATCGTGCAGACTATACCAATACTTTCCGTGCACTAACTTTTGATACACCAGAGGATACGGTCCTGTTTGGAACACCGGAATTTACTAAGTGGCATGAGTTGTGGCAAACAAGACTAGATAGGCAACAGGAACCCAAAGAATCTTCGCAGCAGTTGATGCGAAACAGCAATCCTGCGGTAATACCACGGAACCACCGGGTAGAAGAAGCTCTAGAAGCAGCCGTAGAACGAGAAGACTACAGTGTGATGGAGAAGCTCCTAAATGCTCTTTCCAATCCCTATGTTCACTCTCCCGAACAGGCTGAGTATTGTACACTACCTGCTCCCTCCAATCGTCCTTATCGAACCTTTTGTGGTACTTAA
- a CDS encoding SDR family NAD(P)-dependent oxidoreductase: MKPLKGKVALVTGGSRGAGRGIAVELGKAGATVYVTGRSIKGNSTNDWPGTIDDTVSQIEASDGTGIAIRCDHTNDSETKSVVNRIRKEQGRLDILVNNVWGAHDLGIEAKQFWDLPLKHWDTMFTAGVRAQLATNHYAIPLLRENKQALIVHTTFWDENKYIGHFYYDLAKNALIRMAYGLSVELKKDNIAVLAVSPGFMRTELVLKHHHTDEEHWQQSDELTKTETPYYIGRGIKALASDPNVMEKSGQVLKVGDLAKEYQFTDIDGRFIPPYIL; encoded by the coding sequence ATGAAACCATTAAAGGGAAAGGTTGCTCTTGTAACAGGAGGAAGTAGAGGAGCTGGGCGCGGTATTGCTGTCGAATTAGGAAAAGCTGGGGCAACAGTTTATGTCACAGGACGTAGTATCAAAGGGAATTCGACCAATGATTGGCCTGGAACGATTGATGATACTGTGTCACAAATAGAAGCTTCTGATGGAACGGGAATTGCGATTCGTTGTGATCATACGAACGATTCAGAGACAAAATCAGTAGTCAATCGAATTCGCAAGGAACAAGGAAGATTAGATATTTTGGTTAATAATGTGTGGGGTGCGCACGATTTGGGAATCGAAGCTAAGCAATTTTGGGATTTGCCATTGAAACATTGGGATACGATGTTTACTGCTGGTGTGCGTGCCCAGTTAGCTACAAATCACTACGCCATTCCCTTACTTCGTGAAAATAAACAAGCCCTCATCGTACATACTACTTTTTGGGATGAGAACAAATACATAGGGCATTTTTACTATGATTTAGCTAAGAATGCATTAATTCGTATGGCTTATGGGTTATCAGTCGAATTAAAAAAAGATAACATTGCTGTTCTGGCCGTTTCTCCTGGGTTTATGCGAACGGAGCTTGTGTTAAAGCATCATCATACTGATGAGGAGCATTGGCAACAATCGGATGAGTTAACCAAAACGGAAACACCTTATTATATTGGTCGTGGAATAAAGGCATTGGCTAGTGATCCCAATGTAATGGAGAAGAGCGGGCAGGTGCTCAAAGTCGGTGATTTGGCCAAAGAATATCAATTTACCGATATAGATGGACGATTTATTCCGCCATATATTCTTTAG
- a CDS encoding lysylphosphatidylglycerol synthase transmembrane domain-containing protein: MSDAATVDSKSQKKLDTLVSRLVTGMMLGIAVIAAFLFYFDISDIYNVLGTIPTSVYVLAIACTLSSYLIRFLKWHWMLKRLEIELSWKESFYIFFIGLSMSITPGKAGELLKAFLIKKKTNVDMSRSASAVFVDRLTDMFSMLILIAFGISLFPLGRILFFVFLVAFAGITIILRSRKLAMKSIDLITKVKFLQKHRETLVTFYDNIFELLKFRLFLPIVLVSALAWFMECVSMYLFADALKLDLTFVQDIFVFSAGTLLGAISFLPGGLGIAEGSIQGMLTQVFHVPVAPAASLTLLIRVVTLWLGVFIGLAVFLRKKKEYL; encoded by the coding sequence ATGAGTGATGCGGCAACAGTAGATAGTAAGAGTCAAAAGAAATTAGACACCTTAGTCTCACGACTAGTTACAGGTATGATGTTGGGGATTGCTGTGATTGCAGCTTTCCTCTTTTACTTCGATATTTCGGATATCTATAACGTATTAGGAACGATTCCTACTTCAGTTTACGTACTTGCCATTGCTTGTACACTGAGTAGCTATCTCATTCGCTTTCTAAAATGGCACTGGATGCTAAAGCGACTGGAGATTGAACTTTCTTGGAAAGAGAGTTTTTATATCTTTTTCATCGGATTGTCTATGTCGATCACGCCAGGAAAAGCTGGAGAATTATTAAAAGCTTTTCTTATTAAAAAAAAGACCAATGTAGATATGTCTCGTTCTGCATCAGCAGTCTTTGTAGATCGTCTAACGGATATGTTCTCTATGTTGATTCTCATCGCTTTTGGGATATCGCTTTTTCCATTAGGTAGAATTCTATTTTTTGTCTTCTTAGTAGCATTTGCAGGGATTACGATTATTCTCCGCTCTCGCAAACTAGCGATGAAATCTATTGATCTCATCACAAAAGTGAAATTCCTACAAAAACACCGTGAGACACTGGTTACCTTTTATGACAATATCTTTGAATTGCTGAAGTTCCGACTGTTCCTTCCGATTGTATTGGTAAGTGCTCTGGCATGGTTTATGGAATGTGTTTCGATGTATCTTTTTGCAGATGCATTGAAGTTGGATCTGACTTTTGTACAAGATATTTTTGTTTTTTCTGCTGGTACATTATTAGGAGCTATTTCCTTTCTTCCTGGTGGGCTTGGGATTGCAGAAGGAAGTATTCAAGGAATGCTTACCCAAGTGTTTCATGTTCCAGTGGCACCTGCTGCTAGTTTGACACTGCTCATCCGCGTGGTAACCTTATGGTTGGGAGTGTTTATTGGATTGGCTGTATTCTTGCGTAAGAAAAAGGAATATCTATAA
- a CDS encoding helix-turn-helix transcriptional regulator: protein MRGDRLISILLLLQSQGKMTAKELSEKLEVSERTIYRDMEALSGTGIPVFADRGKNGGWSLVEGYRTNLTGLKELEIRALFISPSAQLLDDLGMTKTSEEARNKLIASFPSIYRKNSNDVWNRIHIDTSTWRKRKEKIVTFEVLKNAIWKENKLKVQYQRADGKMDERVVKPLGLVAKGSRWYFIASKENDEVRTYRASRIKSAEPIHDTFKRPKDFDLAEFWRSSTKTFLENLPSYKVRVEVVPSILPRLQFTDRFVQIVEVENKNEDGWIPVKLSFDTESEAIAYILGFADQMNVMEPKKLHDKILMMAEATVAFYKQEN, encoded by the coding sequence ATGAGAGGAGATCGACTGATATCTATCCTTTTACTACTGCAATCACAAGGAAAAATGACAGCCAAAGAATTATCGGAGAAATTGGAAGTTTCCGAGCGAACCATTTATCGGGATATGGAAGCTTTAAGCGGAACCGGTATCCCAGTTTTCGCAGATCGTGGAAAAAACGGTGGGTGGTCATTAGTGGAGGGATATCGAACAAATTTAACAGGCTTAAAAGAATTGGAAATACGCGCTTTATTTATTTCTCCATCTGCACAATTGCTTGATGATCTTGGTATGACCAAGACTTCTGAAGAAGCTAGAAATAAACTAATTGCATCGTTTCCTTCTATTTACCGTAAAAACTCCAACGATGTTTGGAATCGTATTCATATTGACACGAGCACTTGGCGAAAGCGGAAAGAAAAAATAGTGACTTTTGAAGTTCTTAAAAACGCCATATGGAAAGAAAATAAGTTGAAAGTACAATATCAACGTGCAGACGGAAAAATGGATGAACGAGTTGTAAAGCCATTAGGATTGGTAGCCAAGGGTAGTCGCTGGTACTTTATTGCTTCCAAAGAAAATGATGAAGTCCGAACTTACAGAGCATCTCGGATTAAATCTGCAGAACCTATTCATGATACATTTAAAAGACCAAAAGATTTTGATCTTGCTGAATTCTGGAGATCCTCTACAAAAACCTTTCTAGAGAACTTACCTAGTTATAAAGTGCGGGTGGAAGTTGTACCGTCGATCTTACCAAGGTTACAATTTACCGATCGCTTTGTTCAAATTGTAGAGGTTGAAAATAAAAATGAAGATGGGTGGATTCCTGTTAAGCTTTCTTTTGATACAGAAAGTGAGGCAATAGCATACATATTAGGATTTGCTGATCAGATGAACGTGATGGAACCGAAGAAACTACACGATAAGATTCTTATGATGGCTGAAGCCACTGTAGCATTTTACAAACAAGAAAACTGA